Genomic segment of Ralstonia pickettii:
ACGGTGCACCTTGCCCACATCCTGCGTCCAGATGTACGAGGCCAGACCGTATTCCACGTCATTGGCCAGTTTCAGGCCATCGGCCTCATCCTTGAACGGGATGAGGCAAGCCACGGGGCCAAAGATTTCTTCCTGCGCCACCCGCATGCGGTTGTCGACATTGGCCAGCACCGTGGGCGCCACGAAGTTGCCGTTCTGCAGGTGGCCGGGCAGGCCAGCGGGCTTCTCCGCGCCGCCGGCCAGAATCTTCGCGCCCTCCTGTTCGCCGAGACGGATGTAGCCCGTGACCTTCTCCCAATGCGCGCGCGTGATCATCGAGCCGACATGGGTTGTCTCATCTGCCGGGTCGCCCACCACAAGCCGCTTTGCACGTTCGGCAAACTTGCGTACGAAATCGTCATAGACACTTTCTTGCACGAAGATGCGCGAGCCCGCCGTGCAGCGTTCGCCGTTGATGGAGAAAATGGTGAACAGTGACGCATCGAGCGCGCGATCCAGGTCCGCATCGTCGAAGACCAGCACCGGCGACTTGCCGCCTAGCTCCATCGAGAATTTCTTCAGGCCGGCGCGCTCCATGATGCGCTTGCCGGTCGTCGTGCCGCCGGTGAACGACACCACCCGCACATCCGGATGGCGCACCAGCGCATCGCCGGCCGTGGCGCCATAGCCTTGCACCACGTTGAGCACACCGGGCGGAATGCCGGCTTCCAGGGCCAGGCGGCCCAGTTGATCCGCTGTCAGGGGCGACAGCTCCGACATCTTGAGCACCGCCGTATTGCCCAGCGCCAGGCACGGCGCCACCTTCCACGTGGCCGTCATGAACGGCACGTTCCAGGGCGAGATCAATGCGCAAACGCCCACCGGCTGATACAGCGTGTAGTTCAGCATCTGGTCATCGACCGGATACGTGCGGCCGTTGACTTGCGTACACACTTCGGCAAAGAAATGGAAGTTCTCGGAAGCGCGCGGAATGAGCTGCTTGCTCGTCTGCGCGATCGGCAGGCCAGTATCCATCGTCTCCAGCGCCGCCAGGTGCGGCACGTTCTGCTCAATCAGCTCGCCGAGTCGGCGCATCAGCTTGGCGCGCTGCTTGGCCGGCGTGTTGGCCCAGGCCGGAAATGCCGCCTTGGCCGCCGCTACCGCCGCGTTGATCTCCGCCTCACCGCCCGATGCCACTTCGGTAATGGCCTCGCCCGTGGCCGGATTGGTCGTGACGAAACGCTCGGCGCTGTCGACCTGGCGGCCGTCGATCCAATGCTTGACTGGGTCCATGTTGACGCGGCTCATGCGGGCTCCTTGTTCGGTTCTTCGGCAACGATGGTGCTCACCAGCCTGCCGATGCCTTCGATTTCGGTGATGACTTCGTCGCCGGGTCGCGTGTCAGCCAACCCCTCGGGCGTGCCGGTGAGAATCATGTCGCCAGGGCTGAGCGTCATGAAGCTGGAGAACCACGCGATCAACGCCGGAACGTCGAAGATCATGTCGCGCGTGCTGCCTTCCTGCGTGACACGGCCGTTGACGGTGGTCCGCAGTGCGAGATTCATCGGGTCAGGCACATCGTCTCGGTCAACCAGCCATGGGCCGATGGGCGTACCGGTGTCGCGGCTTTTCACCCGCAGGTTCGGGCGGTAGTAGTTCTCGAGATAGTCGCGGATGGCGTAATCGTTGGCCACCGAATAACCGGCCACGTATTCATAGGCGTGCTCGCGCGGCACATCGCGCGCGGTCTTGCCGATAACCACGACCAGCTCGCATTCGTAGTGCATGAACGCAACGCCAGCCGGGCGCACGGTGTGGGCGCGATGGCCGATCAGCGTATTGGGCCCTTTCAGGAACGCGAGCGGCTCCTCGGGCGCCTTGAAGGCTAGCTCCTTTGCGTGGTCGGCGTAGTTCAGGCCCAACGCGAAAACCGTGCGCGGCACGACCGGCGGCAACCAGACGACCTCGCTTTCATGCAGGACGCGGCCGTCTGCCAGTCGCAGGTGGGAATCGTCGCCGGGCATGGCCGCGGCTTGATGGATCGCGCCGTCATAGGCAATACGCGCGTGCTTCATCGCGAGGCCTCCTGTGCGTGGCGGATCAGTGCTGTCGTGAGCGTGCCAATGTGGGCGATGTCGATATCGATGCAATCCCCGGCCCGCGCCAGCGGCGGATGCTCCGGCATGCCAACGAGCAGCACGTCGCCCGCTTCGAGCGTCATGAAGGCCGTCACGTCGGCGAGCAGTTGCGCGATGGGCCGCACCAGCGTCGATGTGTTGGTGCGTTGCTTGATCTCGCCATTGATGCGCACGGCAATATCCAGCGCATTGGCGTCTGGCACATCGTCGCGGTCAACCATCCATGGTCCCATCGGGCAAAAACCATCGCGGCACTTGTGGCGGATCGCAGGCCGGTAGTAATTCGCATGCGGCACGGTCAGGTCGTTGACGATGGTGTAGCCGGCGATGAAATCTGCAGCGCGCCGCGCAGGCACGCGCGTGGCGGTCCGCCCAATCACCACGCCCAGGCAAGCACCCGCCCACACGCCATCGACATCTGCCGGCAGCACAACATCATGACCATGGCCGATACGGGTGTTGGCGGGCTTGAGATACAGAATGGGCGCCTTGGGCGGTGCCTGGTAAGGCGGCGCAGACAGCGCGTCACCCAACGCATCGAGTTCTCCGCGGTAGTTGAGCAAGGTCCCGACGACCGTGCCTTCGACCGGCGGCAGCCAGTGCCATGAATTTGCGGGTTCCGCGGCGGAGGAAAACACGGTTTCCCGTATCCGGCCGTCCGGCAATATCACTCTGGCTCGCCGCATTGCTCGTTCTCTCGCTCAAATAATTAACATGTTAATCATCTGGTCGGATTGCGGTCTTGTCAAGTCGGGAAAATGCGGCGCCATGAAAAAAGCCGGTCACAGGGACCGGCTTTCTTCAGGCGGCGGACACGGTGTCCGCCATGCAGAGTCATCGGCCAAGCCGATGTCTACGCGGGCAATCGAACGGACTCAAACCACGGCTATATGCGCGCGCTTGACCACGACCGGTTGCGGCAAATCCTCCAATCCGTGAGATCGCTGCACGCCGTCAGCAATCAGTACGCGCGCGGCATCCTGGATCCGCTCTTGACCAGCCTCGAAGGCTGCCTGAAGCGACAACACCTGATCACCTTCCAGGCCCTCCCAAAGCGCCTCACGCGTTGCCACGCAAGTCACCTTTTCGCCGTCGACGAGTGCGTCGAACAGCAGGCCTTCGTTGTTGATGTCGTACGCCTCTTTCTTTTCGAACTTGATTTCCATCGTCAAAGCCCTCCGATTGCAATGGACAACAACGCACACGCTGTTGCGTGGAAACCCTGCGGGGGGGCCGGCAAGGTTTCGTCAGACATTGTGTCTGGCTGCGCAAATCATTTTAACCACAGCTTGCGATGCACGTGCGAGCGCTATTCGCAGCGCAGCAGCCAGCGAGCGGCGGCTTGAAGCCGCCATCCCAAGCGGCATCAGGCCTTGGGAGGCCCGAGGTCGAAGCTATGCTTTTTTGTCAGGGTCGCGCACGTGCCCGCTGAGCAAAGCAAAAGGCACATGCAAGGCCCGTGCCGGATACGAAGCCTAAGTGCGCGCGCTAATGCAACCACATGGATTGCGACGCCTTGATGTCAGTGCCGGAAGCGCTGAAAACCGTGCCCTATAAAGTGCGCTGATTGAACGCAATACACCGGCGTTGTAATAGTTTCTCGCCGACTGAGGCCAGTTCTGCTCAGTCGGCGGCCCGAACGACAGTGTTTGGCTGCGTGGCAGCCATGTCGTCAGGGAATGGGCGCGCGCTTTTGATCAGTGCACCGTCTCGGAAACCGGTGCCGGTCCGGGCTCCGAACCGTGCAGCAGCGAACGACGGCGCGCGTAGCCGAAGTACACCACCAAGCCAATCAAGACCCACACCACAAATGCGATCCAGGTGACAGCCTGCAGTTGGCTCATCAGGAACAGGCACAGGCCGATCGCCAGCAGCGGCACCACTGGCACGCCAGGGCAGCGGAAGCCGCGATGCAGGTCCGGACGGGTCCGGCGCAGCACCAGCACGGCCACGGCGATCAACGAGAAGGCGGCGAGCGTGCCGATGTTGATCAGTTCAGCCAGCACATTCAGCGGAACAAATGCGGCGATCAGCGCAAAGACAATCCCCACCACCCAGGTGTTGAGGAACGGCGTCGAGTAGCGCGGATGAATGTGCGACAGGCGCTTGGGCAGCAGGCCGTCGCGCGACATGGCGAAGATGATGCGCGTCTGACCGTACGCCATCACCAGGATCACGGTCGTCATGCCAATGATGGCGCCCAGATCGACAAAGCCCGCCACCCAGTTTTCACCGGCCACTTGGAGCGCCAGCGACACCGGGTGATCCACGCCCGCAAACTTCGCGAACGGCACGATGCCCGTCATGATCGCGGCCACCACCACATAGAGGATCGTGCACACCGCCAGCGAACCAATGATGCCAATCGGCAAATCGCGCTTGGGATTGCGCACCTCTTCGGCCGCGGACGTCACCGCGTCGAAGCCGATGAACGCGAAGAACACGATGGCCGCAGCGCCAAACACGCCCTCCATGCCGA
This window contains:
- a CDS encoding fumarylacetoacetate hydrolase family protein, which codes for MRRARVILPDGRIRETVFSSAAEPANSWHWLPPVEGTVVGTLLNYRGELDALGDALSAPPYQAPPKAPILYLKPANTRIGHGHDVVLPADVDGVWAGACLGVVIGRTATRVPARRAADFIAGYTIVNDLTVPHANYYRPAIRHKCRDGFCPMGPWMVDRDDVPDANALDIAVRINGEIKQRTNTSTLVRPIAQLLADVTAFMTLEAGDVLLVGMPEHPPLARAGDCIDIDIAHIGTLTTALIRHAQEASR
- a CDS encoding amino acid permease, translating into MSLFRTKNVDHMIRAGHSDTGLKKVLGPLDLTLLGVGAIIGTGIFVLTGTGALTAGPALTLSFIVAALACGFAALCYAEFASTIPVSGSIYTYAYATMGELVAWIIGWDLMLEYGLATSAVSVGWSGYFQSLLSGFGLHLPVALTAAPGAIPGVQTLFNLPALVIMLLITTLLSFGIRESARANNIMVAIKVTVVLLFIVVGVRHVQPANWQPFMPFGMEGVFGAAAIVFFAFIGFDAVTSAAEEVRNPKRDLPIGIIGSLAVCTILYVVVAAIMTGIVPFAKFAGVDHPVSLALQVAGENWVAGFVDLGAIIGMTTVILVMAYGQTRIIFAMSRDGLLPKRLSHIHPRYSTPFLNTWVVGIVFALIAAFVPLNVLAELINIGTLAAFSLIAVAVLVLRRTRPDLHRGFRCPGVPVVPLLAIGLCLFLMSQLQAVTWIAFVVWVLIGLVVYFGYARRRSLLHGSEPGPAPVSETVH
- a CDS encoding fumarylacetoacetate hydrolase family protein, which produces MKHARIAYDGAIHQAAAMPGDDSHLRLADGRVLHESEVVWLPPVVPRTVFALGLNYADHAKELAFKAPEEPLAFLKGPNTLIGHRAHTVRPAGVAFMHYECELVVVIGKTARDVPREHAYEYVAGYSVANDYAIRDYLENYYRPNLRVKSRDTGTPIGPWLVDRDDVPDPMNLALRTTVNGRVTQEGSTRDMIFDVPALIAWFSSFMTLSPGDMILTGTPEGLADTRPGDEVITEIEGIGRLVSTIVAEEPNKEPA
- a CDS encoding DUF1488 family protein; amino-acid sequence: MEIKFEKKEAYDINNEGLLFDALVDGEKVTCVATREALWEGLEGDQVLSLQAAFEAGQERIQDAARVLIADGVQRSHGLEDLPQPVVVKRAHIAVV
- the hpaE gene encoding 5-carboxymethyl-2-hydroxymuconate semialdehyde dehydrogenase, whose amino-acid sequence is MSRVNMDPVKHWIDGRQVDSAERFVTTNPATGEAITEVASGGEAEINAAVAAAKAAFPAWANTPAKQRAKLMRRLGELIEQNVPHLAALETMDTGLPIAQTSKQLIPRASENFHFFAEVCTQVNGRTYPVDDQMLNYTLYQPVGVCALISPWNVPFMTATWKVAPCLALGNTAVLKMSELSPLTADQLGRLALEAGIPPGVLNVVQGYGATAGDALVRHPDVRVVSFTGGTTTGKRIMERAGLKKFSMELGGKSPVLVFDDADLDRALDASLFTIFSINGERCTAGSRIFVQESVYDDFVRKFAERAKRLVVGDPADETTHVGSMITRAHWEKVTGYIRLGEQEGAKILAGGAEKPAGLPGHLQNGNFVAPTVLANVDNRMRVAQEEIFGPVACLIPFKDEADGLKLANDVEYGLASYIWTQDVGKVHRVARGIEAGMVFVNSQNVRDLRQPFGGVKASGTGREGGEYSLEVFAEIKNVCISMGSHHIPRWGV